A genomic region of Candidatus Limnocylindrales bacterium contains the following coding sequences:
- a CDS encoding phosphatase PAP2 family protein: MKPSALRIKVYVLGILLLIGMIMIFDADIQKTLQDHRSTTTDGLSKMVKPLGDGRIVVPVFIGVSIAGGVLQVPSLVNLGLTTLGALSLDGILTGTLQAALGRQRPFKGKGPNSYDPFSEGGSFPSGHTSVVFNVATILSTQYKSYGIIPVLSYSLAGLVGFSRINDNKHFASDVLAGALVGIVTAQLALRIRKNIKQILGKIKAFYRAFSPE; encoded by the coding sequence ATGAAACCAAGTGCCCTGCGAATCAAAGTTTACGTATTGGGAATTTTACTTTTGATAGGTATGATCATGATTTTTGACGCCGACATCCAAAAGACCCTGCAGGATCATCGCTCTACCACAACAGATGGACTGTCCAAAATGGTGAAACCCTTGGGAGATGGAAGAATTGTGGTACCTGTGTTCATCGGTGTGTCGATAGCAGGGGGAGTTTTGCAGGTTCCTTCTCTGGTAAATTTGGGATTAACGACCTTAGGAGCCTTATCCTTGGATGGTATTCTTACAGGAACCCTTCAAGCCGCTCTTGGAAGACAGCGTCCTTTTAAGGGAAAAGGACCCAATAGTTATGATCCCTTTAGTGAAGGAGGCTCATTTCCCTCCGGTCATACTTCGGTCGTTTTTAATGTAGCTACGATTCTTTCTACCCAGTATAAAAGTTACGGCATTATTCCTGTCCTTTCATATTCTTTGGCCGGTCTGGTAGGTTTTTCCAGAATTAACGATAACAAGCATTTTGCCTCAGATGTTTTGGCAGGGGCCCTCGTCGGTATCGTCACAGCCCAATTAGCCCTGCGAATAAGAAAAAATATCAAACAAATCCTGGGTAAAATAAAAGCTTTCTATCGGGCATTTTCGCCTGAGTAG
- a CDS encoding DegT/DnrJ/EryC1/StrS family aminotransferase produces the protein MRTIPLSKAYIDAEIKQKILEIAEQGWYILGEQCQLFEKEFAEFIGTSEAIVTSSGTAAILLTLQALGVKAGDEVIVPSHTAFPTVEPILLLGATPIFVDIDETYTLNPSLLEEKITPRTVGIIPVHLYGHPAHLDPIQRVAEKYHLFVLEDCCQAHGATYKGKKVGSWGKAGCFSFYPSKNMTVYGDGGMVTTSDPELAEKIRLLRNHGLVGKYRHEILGHNLRFNEIQAAVGRLQLQKLEGFNQRRRVLADFYSKCLKEVLEGMEEVNSSTNSDSTLSPRKALLLPSEQDWAYAVYHLYVIRIPSPGHSNQRDRLIQFLQEKGIHTGIHYPIPCHLQPVMKTFSGRPPALPKTESVVQEIISLPMFPELTEDEILYITQSIKEFLTL, from the coding sequence ATGCGAACAATTCCCTTATCTAAAGCTTATATCGATGCGGAAATCAAGCAGAAAATCCTGGAGATCGCCGAACAGGGCTGGTATATCTTAGGGGAACAATGCCAGTTATTCGAAAAGGAATTTGCCGAATTTATAGGGACTTCCGAGGCTATTGTGACCTCTTCGGGTACGGCTGCAATTCTTCTGACTTTACAAGCCTTAGGGGTTAAAGCAGGGGATGAAGTAATTGTCCCCTCTCATACTGCTTTTCCTACTGTAGAGCCTATCCTTCTTCTGGGTGCAACCCCTATCTTTGTCGATATTGACGAAACTTATACTCTAAATCCCTCCCTCCTCGAGGAGAAAATAACGCCCCGTACGGTAGGAATCATCCCGGTTCACCTGTATGGACACCCGGCCCATCTGGATCCTATTCAAAGGGTGGCCGAAAAATATCATCTGTTTGTCCTGGAAGACTGCTGCCAGGCACACGGTGCTACCTATAAAGGAAAAAAGGTTGGATCCTGGGGAAAAGCAGGATGTTTTTCATTCTATCCATCTAAAAATATGACAGTTTACGGAGATGGGGGTATGGTAACTACCTCCGACCCGGAGCTTGCAGAGAAGATCCGATTGCTCCGGAACCATGGGCTTGTGGGAAAGTATCGGCATGAAATTCTGGGCCATAACCTCCGATTTAATGAGATACAGGCTGCGGTCGGCAGATTACAACTTCAAAAACTGGAGGGGTTTAACCAAAGACGAAGAGTCCTGGCAGACTTTTATTCAAAGTGTTTGAAGGAGGTACTGGAAGGGATGGAAGAAGTTAATTCTTCAACAAACTCAGATTCAACCCTGAGCCCACGGAAAGCCCTTCTTCTCCCCTCCGAACAGGATTGGGCCTATGCGGTTTATCATCTGTATGTCATTCGAATTCCCTCTCCAGGACATTCCAATCAAAGAGATCGACTGATTCAATTCTTACAAGAAAAGGGAATTCATACCGGTATCCACTACCCTATCCCCTGTCACCTCCAACCGGTCATGAAGACCTTTTCCGGTCGACCTCCTGCTTTACCAAAAACAGAAAGTGTGGTTCAAGAGATTATCTCGCTGCCGATGTTTCCGGAGCTAACGGAAGATGAAATTCTCTATATCACCCAGTCTATTAAGGAATTTCTAACCCTGTAA
- a CDS encoding PIG-L family deacetylase yields the protein MIMSLNLTDKCRVMIFAPHPDDETLATGGLLQQATAVGAPVRVIFATNGDNNPWPQRVIEHRWRIGITDQVRWGAKRRDEALAALKCLGIPSTCTVFLGYPDQGLTKLLLTGSQEILIKIASEIANWNPTLLIIPSILDIHPDHNALAVLVRLALAYLGRHQSPLTQLSYLVHPPQRRWTPTDFIYLPLSQEQQLHKREAILCHQSQLKLSRGKLLAFVKDSEKFLPVPEPISLYDRHPIRQVIPSDSTLQLDMVIRILPSLSGRSLLYFLGDPPGKGTTCLSVKLPVKSAKVDVRDVISGTVVTSALFEGTCWKGKILLPLSVLLPAERIFIKLERRFIFFDAGGWREISIPSLSQRAPSVTMIQGKNLP from the coding sequence ATGATAATGTCCTTAAACCTTACCGATAAGTGTCGGGTTATGATTTTTGCACCCCACCCGGATGATGAAACGTTGGCCACCGGTGGACTCCTCCAACAAGCAACAGCCGTTGGTGCACCCGTCCGTGTGATCTTTGCCACCAACGGAGATAATAACCCCTGGCCTCAGCGCGTTATCGAGCACCGCTGGCGGATTGGAATTACTGACCAGGTCCGATGGGGAGCGAAACGCCGTGATGAGGCACTGGCAGCTTTGAAGTGCCTGGGTATTCCATCTACCTGCACGGTCTTCCTGGGATATCCCGATCAGGGACTCACAAAACTCTTACTTACCGGAAGTCAAGAGATTCTGATAAAAATTGCTTCAGAAATTGCTAACTGGAACCCGACCCTTCTGATTATTCCATCCATCCTCGATATCCATCCCGATCACAACGCACTTGCAGTCCTGGTTCGCCTTGCCCTGGCCTATCTAGGCCGGCATCAATCCCCCCTTACCCAACTCAGTTACCTGGTGCATCCCCCACAACGGAGGTGGACTCCTACGGATTTTATTTATCTTCCGCTGAGCCAGGAACAGCAACTCCATAAACGCGAAGCAATTCTCTGTCATCAAAGCCAGCTTAAGTTGAGCCGTGGCAAATTACTTGCGTTTGTCAAGGATTCAGAAAAGTTTCTGCCTGTTCCAGAACCGATCTCGCTCTACGACCGACATCCTATACGCCAGGTTATTCCTTCGGACTCAACTTTGCAATTAGATATGGTTATCCGGATACTTCCAAGCCTGTCAGGGAGATCCCTTCTTTACTTCCTGGGGGATCCCCCGGGTAAAGGTACTACCTGTTTATCTGTAAAACTTCCTGTGAAGTCTGCAAAGGTTGATGTGCGTGATGTTATCTCTGGGACTGTCGTTACATCTGCTCTTTTTGAGGGTACTTGCTGGAAAGGAAAAATTTTACTCCCACTTTCGGTTCTGCTTCCGGCAGAGCGGATATTCATCAAGCTGGAAAGACGGTTTATCTTCTTCGATGCGGGAGGATGGAGAGAGATCTCGATCCCCTCCT
- a CDS encoding FG-GAP-like repeat-containing protein has translation MKRQGQKLTLGETFFVCGRSLRIWAGVVIGILGFMGMTGVALAGVNNWTSIGPEGGIIFSLAIDPDNPNIVYAGTFGGGVYKSTDGGINWTVSNNGLNNITVNALVIDPADPNTLYAGTDTGVYKSTDGGGSWSVTSLTTAIVNSLAIDPNDSNTLYAGTYGDGVYKSTTGGTNWTSSSTNLSNSFIHVLVIDPNSSTTLYVGTAGSGVFKSTNGGSDWFASNNGIPNASIRSLVINPNSSTTLYAGTNGGGVVKSTNGGTNWSSSSLIGNKVFALAIDPVNPNILYAGTDKGVYKSTNGGSGWNSTSLSNISVFTLVIDSGTSTTLYAGTNGKGVYKSTDGGTSWTAINTGLTNTSIPALAINPITSTTLYAGTSGGKVFKSTNGGSNWTDSSTNLTGQRVNTLAINPGTPDTLYAGILVDGVFKSTDGGGNWMASNSGITSNTKSVYALAINPETPDTLYAGIYKSGVLKSTDGGTSWTAINTGLTDLRILTLAIDPLTPTTLYTGTDGGGVFKSTNEGGSWTPINTGLTNSFIYALVIDPVNPNILYAGTNGGGVFKSTNGGSSWTPINTGLTNSYILSLTINPTNPNIVYAGTSGDGVFKSTDGGTSWTAINTGLTNTLVNALALDPVNPNILYAGTDGGGVFVIEQAASIALTGSASSITQTTVVLNGSVNPNGSLTTAWFEWGTTSAYDNQTPPQSLGNGTTLVSLSESLSNLLPNTTYHFRLVAQNSGGTSLGVDQTFTTPATPPTLLTITLQTNLPGLTFIVDGQPYITSQSFTWPLGSSHTLSLPSPQRDALGFEYVGIGWSDGGALTHTIIVTTDTPYVGIFSPRLIAPRGDSADYDGDGRTDLAVWRADTGQWYILGASNVIAFGVQGDIPTPGDYDGDGISDLAFYRPATGQWHVMLSLLGGMEYVHSWGQAGDLPVPGDYNGDQRADYGLWRGVSGEWWISLSGGGEMMLKWGQGGDIPVPGDYDGDGRMDLGVFRPGSGEWWILTSSQGPMQVQGFGGVGDIPVVGDYDGDGRVDLAVWSSSSGRWQIRGAGGRVVERVWGIEGDIPVPGDYDGDGKVDLGIYRPGSGEWWILSSVGGYRRVLLVLVWGQSGDVPVSGFGGR, from the coding sequence ATGAAGAGACAGGGACAAAAATTGACACTAGGAGAAACCTTTTTTGTCTGTGGGAGGAGTTTGAGGATTTGGGCAGGGGTTGTGATAGGAATCTTAGGGTTCATGGGAATGACAGGGGTCGCCCTGGCCGGGGTGAACAATTGGACCAGTATTGGGCCTGAGGGTGGGATCATTTTTTCTTTAGCCATAGACCCGGACAATCCCAACATCGTCTATGCAGGAACATTTGGAGGTGGGGTCTATAAGAGCACCGACGGAGGGATTAACTGGACTGTCAGCAACAACGGCCTAAATAACATCACGGTCAATGCCTTGGTTATAGACCCGGCCGATCCCAATACTCTCTATGCAGGGACTGATACGGGAGTCTATAAGAGCACAGATGGTGGGGGAAGTTGGAGTGTCACCAGCCTGACCACTGCCATAGTCAATTCCCTGGCTATAGACCCAAACGACTCCAACACCCTTTATGCAGGAACCTATGGAGATGGGGTCTATAAGAGCACCACTGGAGGGACTAATTGGACTTCCAGTAGTACCAACTTGTCCAATTCCTTTATCCATGTCCTGGTCATAGACCCGAACAGTTCCACCACCCTCTATGTAGGTACTGCTGGAAGTGGGGTATTTAAGAGTACTAACGGGGGGAGTGATTGGTTTGCCAGCAACAACGGTATACCTAATGCCTCTATCCGTTCCCTGGTCATAAACCCGAACAGTTCCACCACCCTCTATGCAGGGACTAATGGAGGTGGAGTGGTAAAGAGTACAAATGGAGGAACTAACTGGAGTAGTAGCAGTCTAATAGGTAACAAAGTCTTTGCCTTAGCTATAGACCCGGTCAATCCCAATATCCTCTATGCAGGGACTGATAAGGGAGTCTATAAGAGCACTAATGGAGGGAGTGGTTGGAATTCTACCAGCTTAAGCAACATCAGTGTCTTTACCCTGGTGATAGACTCTGGAACTTCCACCACTCTTTATGCCGGGACTAATGGGAAAGGAGTCTATAAAAGCACCGATGGAGGAACAAGCTGGACCGCCATCAACACCGGCCTGACCAATACTTCTATCCCTGCTCTGGCTATAAACCCTATCACTTCTACCACCCTCTATGCAGGGACCAGTGGAGGAAAAGTATTTAAAAGCACAAATGGGGGGAGTAACTGGACCGACAGCAGCACCAACTTAACCGGTCAAAGAGTTAATACCCTGGCGATAAACCCCGGAACTCCTGATACCCTCTATGCAGGAATACTTGTAGATGGTGTATTTAAAAGTACAGATGGAGGGGGCAACTGGATGGCCAGTAACAGCGGGATCACCTCGAACACCAAATCCGTTTATGCCCTGGCGATAAACCCTGAAACTCCTGATACCCTTTATGCAGGAATATATAAGAGTGGGGTACTTAAAAGCACCGATGGAGGAACAAGCTGGACCGCCATCAACACCGGCCTGACCGATCTCAGAATCCTTACCTTGGCTATAGATCCCCTCACTCCCACCACCCTCTATACAGGAACTGATGGGGGAGGAGTATTTAAGAGTACCAATGAAGGGGGGAGTTGGACTCCCATCAACACCGGCCTGACCAACTCCTTTATCTATGCTCTGGTCATAGACCCTGTCAATCCCAATATCCTCTATGCAGGAACTAATGGAGGTGGGGTATTTAAAAGCACCAATGGTGGGAGTAGCTGGACTCCCATCAACACCGGCCTGACCAATTCTTATATCCTTTCCCTGACCATAAACCCGACCAATCCCAACATCGTCTATGCAGGAACTTCTGGAGATGGGGTATTTAAAAGCACCGATGGAGGAACAAGCTGGACCGCCATCAACACCGGCCTGACCAACACCTTAGTCAATGCCCTGGCCCTAGACCCGGTCAATCCCAATATCCTCTATGCCGGAACTGATGGAGGGGGAGTATTTGTCATAGAGCAAGCAGCTTCTATAGCCCTGACCGGGTCAGCTTCATCGATTACCCAGACCACCGTTGTCTTGAACGGATCGGTCAATCCCAACGGCTCACTTACCACCGCCTGGTTTGAATGGGGAACCACCTCGGCCTATGACAACCAAACCCCTCCCCAATCCCTGGGAAATGGCACCACTTTGGTTTCCCTCAGTGAATCCTTGAGTAACCTTCTTCCCAACACCACCTATCACTTCCGACTGGTAGCTCAAAACAGTGGAGGTACTTCCCTGGGAGTTGACCAGACCTTTACCACCCCGGCTACCCCTCCCACGCTTCTAACTATCACCCTCCAGACCAACCTTCCTGGCCTTACCTTCATCGTAGATGGACAACCCTACATCACCTCCCAGAGCTTTACCTGGCCTTTGGGTTCCTCCCACACCCTGAGTCTCCCCTCCCCCCAAAGGGATGCCTTAGGATTTGAGTATGTGGGGATTGGTTGGAGTGATGGGGGAGCCCTCACCCACACCATCATCGTCACCACCGACACCCCCTATGTGGGGATCTTCTCTCCCAGACTGATAGCCCCCCGAGGAGATTCGGCCGACTATGATGGAGATGGTCGAACCGATCTAGCAGTGTGGAGAGCGGATACGGGTCAATGGTACATTTTAGGAGCTTCCAACGTCATAGCGTTTGGAGTTCAAGGGGATATTCCCACCCCTGGGGATTATGATGGAGATGGAATCAGTGATTTAGCCTTTTATCGACCCGCTACGGGGCAGTGGCATGTAATGTTAAGTTTGTTGGGAGGAATGGAGTATGTGCATAGCTGGGGACAGGCAGGGGACTTACCGGTGCCAGGAGATTACAATGGAGATCAAAGGGCGGATTATGGACTCTGGAGGGGGGTTAGTGGGGAGTGGTGGATAAGTCTATCAGGAGGAGGGGAGATGATGTTGAAGTGGGGGCAGGGGGGGGATATTCCGGTGCCAGGAGATTATGATGGAGATGGCAGGATGGATCTTGGAGTGTTTCGACCTGGGAGTGGGGAGTGGTGGATATTGACTTCCAGCCAGGGACCTATGCAGGTTCAGGGGTTTGGAGGAGTAGGAGATATCCCTGTGGTAGGGGATTATGATGGAGATGGGAGAGTGGATCTAGCAGTATGGAGTTCTAGCAGTGGGAGATGGCAGATAAGGGGGGCAGGAGGAAGGGTGGTGGAGCGGGTATGGGGGATAGAAGGGGATATCCCAGTACCCGGGGATTATGATGGAGATGGAAAGGTAGATCTTGGGATATACCGGCCGGGGAGTGGGGAGTGGTGGATCTTGAGTTCGGTTGGGGGTTATAGGAGGGTGTTACTGGTGTTAGTGTGGGGACAGAGTGGAGATGTTCCGGTATCGGGTTTTGGAGGGAGGTGA